One genomic segment of Terriglobia bacterium includes these proteins:
- the xseB gene encoding exodeoxyribonuclease VII small subunit — MVKSKNQDFEAAIKRLEEIVAQLESGDLQLEKSLELFEEGIKLSRFCHTKLDEAERKVEVLLKNAEGELKRTPFEEESGGDSNAEEGSEED; from the coding sequence ATGGTCAAGTCAAAAAACCAGGATTTTGAAGCTGCCATCAAGCGGTTGGAAGAAATCGTCGCACAACTCGAATCCGGGGACTTGCAACTTGAGAAGTCCCTGGAACTGTTTGAGGAGGGCATCAAGCTGTCGCGCTTTTGCCATACCAAGCTCGACGAGGCTGAGCGCAAGGTGGAAGTCCTGCTCAAAAACGCCGAGGGCGAGTTGAAGCGAACCCCGTTTGAAGAAGAATCGGGCGGCGATTCGAATGCAGAGGAAGGTTCCGAAGAGGATTGA
- a CDS encoding polyprenyl synthetase family protein gives MEVPKFLIERNRQVDEALDRLLPGVDQRPESIHQAMRYSIFAGGKRLRPALCLEAGKVAGAVEQELIPLACALEMIHTYSLVHDDLPALDNDDLRRGQLTVHKKFGEAIAILAGDALLTRGFQILSGIDGSYPYTERRLTAMREIACAIGTVNGMIGGQVADLEAEGKVISADQLHYIHSSKTGALIRASVRAGAVMGDPSESQLEALTTYGTRIGLAFQIVDDILDMVSSREVLGKTPGKDRSERKATYPALFGLDESRQKARKLVDEAIRSLEFLGEKADHLRELALFFVERAA, from the coding sequence GTGGAAGTTCCAAAGTTTCTCATAGAACGAAACCGCCAGGTCGATGAGGCGCTGGATCGATTATTGCCCGGAGTGGACCAGAGGCCCGAGTCCATCCACCAGGCGATGCGGTACAGCATCTTTGCCGGCGGCAAGCGATTGCGCCCTGCTCTGTGCCTCGAAGCCGGGAAGGTGGCGGGGGCCGTTGAGCAGGAATTGATTCCGTTGGCTTGTGCCCTCGAAATGATCCATACGTATTCACTGGTTCATGACGATCTGCCGGCCCTCGACAACGATGACCTTAGGCGCGGCCAGCTCACCGTTCACAAGAAGTTCGGCGAGGCGATCGCTATTCTGGCAGGAGACGCTCTGCTGACCCGCGGGTTCCAGATCCTGTCGGGGATTGATGGCTCCTATCCTTACACGGAACGGCGGTTGACCGCCATGCGCGAGATTGCCTGTGCCATCGGCACCGTGAACGGGATGATCGGCGGACAGGTGGCCGATCTCGAAGCGGAGGGAAAGGTTATTTCGGCGGACCAGCTGCACTACATTCACAGCTCAAAGACAGGGGCGTTGATCCGTGCTTCGGTTCGCGCTGGAGCGGTTATGGGAGATCCCTCAGAGAGCCAACTTGAGGCGCTCACCACTTATGGCACGAGGATTGGACTCGCGTTTCAAATCGTAGACGATATCCTCGACATGGTAAGCTCCCGCGAGGTGTTGGGGAAGACCCCTGGAAAGGACCGTTCCGAGAGGAAAGCCACTTATCCAGCCCTGTTTGGATTGGACGAGTCCAGGCAGAAGGCACGTAAGTTAGTGGATGAGGCTATTCGATCACTTGAATTTTTGGGGGAAAAGGCCGATCATCTGCGCGAGCTGGCCCTGTTTTTTGTCGAGCGAGCCGCGTGA
- the dxs gene encoding 1-deoxy-D-xylulose-5-phosphate synthase, with product MEYQYLTKINSPADLKLLSLAELDVVAEELRHFMVDVVSKVGGHLGASLGTVELTLALHYVFDAPGDKLVWDVGHQAYGHKILTGRRDRFYTLRQYQGISGFPMRQESEYDEYNVAHASTSISAALGMAVARDLKKENNYVVAIIGDGGLTGGVALEGLNQAGYLKRKMLIVLNDNEMSISPNIGAIPGYLNRIVQGQTYMRFKKEVERMVSSVPHIGPRIFRIVKDTVDAMKTFMVPGLMFHELGFDYVGPLNGHSIPTLVETLQNIKNNETPTILHVVTKKGKGYSPAESSQDKYHGVTPFDPETGQMKKAVGGPPTYTSVFSKTLIEIAQRDPKVVAVTAAMLEGTGLEKFKEHFPDRCFDVGIAEQHALTFACGLATQGMKPVCAIYSTFLQRGYDQIYHDICLMDLPITLAMDRAGIVGADGPTHHGLFDIAYLRTLPNMMLMAPKDEAELRQMIYTAIEIPHPTAVRYPRGNGVGASLDEPLHALEIGKAEILQDHGDVAIIGYGHIMAAVLQAAQKLEEQGIHCTIINARWAKPLDEELFCVLASEKKCLVTVEDAALMGGFGSAVTELLVERKLLPVRMLRIGVPDRVIPQGAPNLLYAKFGLDADGIFERIKSFVTEEGIHTSKSHRLGSKL from the coding sequence ATGGAATATCAATATCTTACCAAGATAAACTCACCCGCTGATTTAAAACTGCTTTCGCTGGCAGAACTGGACGTGGTGGCGGAAGAGTTGCGTCATTTCATGGTGGACGTGGTCTCCAAAGTAGGCGGCCATTTGGGTGCAAGCCTCGGTACCGTCGAGCTTACCCTGGCACTCCACTACGTTTTTGACGCACCCGGGGACAAGCTTGTTTGGGATGTCGGGCACCAGGCCTACGGTCACAAGATCCTGACCGGGCGTCGTGACCGTTTTTACACGCTCCGTCAGTACCAGGGGATCTCCGGATTTCCCATGCGCCAGGAAAGTGAATACGACGAATACAACGTGGCCCACGCCTCGACCTCCATTTCGGCCGCCCTGGGAATGGCGGTAGCGCGAGATTTAAAGAAAGAGAATAACTACGTGGTTGCCATCATTGGGGACGGCGGACTGACCGGGGGAGTGGCGCTGGAAGGACTCAATCAGGCGGGCTACCTGAAAAGGAAGATGTTGATCGTTCTGAACGACAACGAGATGTCGATCTCCCCCAATATTGGTGCGATTCCCGGTTACCTGAACCGCATTGTCCAGGGACAAACCTACATGCGATTCAAAAAAGAAGTGGAACGAATGGTCTCCTCTGTTCCGCATATCGGCCCGCGCATCTTCAGGATCGTCAAGGATACGGTCGATGCCATGAAGACTTTCATGGTGCCCGGCCTGATGTTTCACGAGCTCGGTTTCGACTATGTCGGTCCGCTCAACGGACACAGCATCCCCACGCTGGTGGAAACCCTGCAGAACATAAAAAACAACGAAACCCCGACCATCCTTCACGTGGTAACGAAGAAGGGGAAGGGTTACTCGCCGGCGGAGTCCTCGCAGGATAAGTATCATGGTGTGACCCCGTTCGACCCGGAAACGGGGCAGATGAAGAAGGCCGTGGGCGGTCCCCCCACTTACACCTCGGTCTTCAGCAAGACACTCATCGAAATCGCCCAGCGCGATCCCAAGGTGGTTGCGGTCACGGCGGCCATGCTCGAAGGCACGGGCCTTGAGAAATTCAAGGAACACTTCCCTGATCGCTGCTTTGATGTCGGAATCGCCGAACAGCACGCGCTGACATTCGCATGTGGACTGGCGACACAGGGGATGAAGCCGGTCTGCGCCATTTACTCGACTTTCCTGCAGCGGGGCTACGACCAGATCTATCACGATATCTGCCTGATGGACCTGCCGATCACCCTGGCCATGGATCGAGCCGGGATCGTGGGCGCGGACGGGCCGACCCACCATGGCTTGTTCGATATCGCGTACCTGCGCACGCTTCCCAATATGATGCTGATGGCGCCCAAAGACGAGGCGGAGTTGCGCCAGATGATTTACACGGCGATCGAAATTCCTCACCCCACGGCGGTCCGCTACCCTCGCGGCAATGGCGTGGGAGCATCGCTGGATGAGCCCTTGCATGCGTTGGAAATCGGGAAGGCGGAGATTCTCCAGGACCACGGGGATGTGGCCATTATCGGCTATGGCCATATCATGGCGGCCGTGTTGCAGGCGGCGCAGAAACTCGAGGAGCAGGGGATCCACTGCACCATCATCAATGCGCGCTGGGCCAAACCCCTGGATGAGGAGTTGTTTTGCGTCCTTGCCAGCGAAAAGAAATGCCTCGTCACCGTGGAGGATGCCGCGTTGATGGGTGGATTCGGCAGCGCCGTGACCGAATTGTTGGTCGAACGCAAACTGCTCCCCGTCCGCATGCTGCGGATCGGGGTTCCGGACCGGGTGATCCCGCAGGGCGCTCCCAACTTGCTGTATGCCAAGTTTGGCCTGGATGCTGACGGCATCTTTGAGCGCATCAAGTCGTTTGTGACCGAAGAAGGCATTCACACCAGCAAGAGCCATCGACTGGGGTCAAAATTGTAG
- a CDS encoding TlyA family RNA methyltransferase gives MKQRIDKLLVDLGIAESREKAQALILAGQVLVDGRCIEKAGQQIPIDSPIRLKGVPMKYVGRGGLKLEAALDHFSISPMSRLCLDIGASTGGFTDCLLQRGAVGVIAVDVGTNQLDWKLRRDSRVVSLENTNARYLKFEGLGTQVDLIVVDVSFISLELIVPVLPPFCRPSTEVLLLVKPQFEVGKGEVGKGGVVRDPTLHQRAVEKVTEAGERYGFEIKGSVESPITGAQGNKEFFLWLRPK, from the coding sequence ATGAAACAACGAATCGACAAACTTCTCGTCGACCTTGGAATCGCGGAATCGCGGGAGAAGGCCCAGGCTCTGATTCTGGCGGGGCAAGTGTTGGTCGATGGGAGGTGTATCGAAAAAGCCGGCCAACAGATTCCAATCGATTCTCCGATCCGGCTCAAGGGCGTGCCCATGAAGTATGTGGGCCGGGGAGGGTTAAAGCTCGAGGCGGCGTTGGACCATTTCTCGATTAGCCCCATGAGCAGGCTATGCCTTGACATCGGGGCTTCGACCGGGGGCTTTACCGACTGTTTGCTGCAGCGCGGCGCCGTGGGTGTGATTGCCGTCGATGTGGGAACGAATCAATTGGACTGGAAGTTACGCCGTGATTCGCGGGTGGTTTCGCTCGAGAACACAAACGCCCGGTACCTCAAATTCGAAGGCCTCGGAACCCAGGTCGATTTGATCGTCGTTGACGTTTCATTCATTTCCCTGGAATTGATCGTTCCCGTGCTCCCCCCATTTTGCAGGCCATCCACGGAGGTGTTGCTGCTCGTCAAACCTCAATTCGAGGTGGGGAAAGGGGAGGTGGGAAAAGGAGGCGTCGTCCGGGACCCGACCCTCCATCAGCGGGCCGTCGAAAAGGTGACCGAAGCAGGGGAGAGGTATGGATTCGAAATCAAAGGTAGCGTAGAATCGCCCATCACCGGAGCCCAAGGGAACAAAGAGTTCTTCCTGTGGCTGCGGCCTAAGTGA
- a CDS encoding NAD(+)/NADH kinase yields MQIQSVGIITKPRKKEIAAVIRQLVEWLELRKVSILFDHETCELLGRSNEGVGRNEIPAKVDLIIVLGGDGTMLAVARVMNEREVPILGVNFGHLGFLTEMTLEELFPTLELVFANQHTTDSRILLEVEVMRSGEIISRHQALNDAVINKGAMARIIDFSVKVDNQLLSEYKADGLIVSTPTGSTAYSLAAGGPIIFPTMGAFVITPICPHTLTNRPIVIPDRSVVRVEIGRGGESTFLTMDGQVGLALREHDSVIARKSKRRLILVKPRQKSYFDVLREKLKWGER; encoded by the coding sequence ATGCAAATTCAATCCGTCGGGATCATTACCAAGCCTCGCAAGAAGGAAATTGCCGCGGTCATCCGGCAACTGGTCGAATGGCTTGAGCTCCGCAAGGTATCCATCCTCTTCGATCATGAGACCTGCGAGTTGCTGGGGCGATCGAACGAAGGCGTCGGGCGCAATGAAATCCCGGCGAAAGTGGATCTGATCATCGTCCTGGGGGGCGACGGCACCATGCTCGCGGTCGCGCGCGTAATGAACGAGAGGGAAGTCCCCATCCTGGGCGTGAATTTCGGCCACCTCGGATTTCTGACCGAAATGACCTTGGAAGAGCTCTTTCCGACCCTGGAGCTGGTTTTTGCGAATCAGCACACCACCGACTCGCGCATCCTTCTGGAAGTTGAAGTCATGCGGTCGGGAGAGATCATCTCCCGGCACCAGGCCCTCAACGACGCTGTCATTAACAAAGGCGCGATGGCCCGCATCATCGACTTCTCGGTCAAGGTCGACAACCAGTTGTTGTCGGAGTACAAGGCGGACGGTTTGATTGTTTCTACGCCCACGGGATCCACCGCGTATTCCCTGGCGGCGGGGGGCCCGATCATTTTCCCCACGATGGGGGCGTTTGTCATTACCCCCATTTGCCCCCACACCCTGACCAACCGGCCCATCGTGATTCCGGACCGGTCGGTGGTTCGAGTCGAGATCGGACGGGGAGGAGAGTCGACGTTCCTCACGATGGACGGTCAAGTGGGCCTCGCTTTGCGCGAGCATGATTCTGTCATTGCGCGCAAATCGAAACGACGCCTCATCCTCGTCAAGCCGAGACAGAAAAGTTACTTCGATGTGCTTCGAGAGAAACTGAAGTGGGGCGAGCGATAG
- a CDS encoding cation:dicarboxylase symporter family transporter, which translates to MKKWLRPSLTTQILIGLAAGILLGWISPHWGVAIKPMADIFLRMIKMIIAPLIFSTLVIGIAGAGDFKRVGRIGLKAIIYFEVATTIALLIGLVTVNVFKPGEYVARPAQAAVQTAAAPVPEGKTVPVPKSPSGKDFLISLFPTSVVDAMARGDILQLVIFSIFFGLALAAVGEKGKPLVSVLTAVADTMFRFTDFVMRFSPLGVMAAISATVGAKGLSVLKGYASLVICFYGALVFFVFVVLFLICLIIRVPFFRLFRAIREPFTIAFTTASSEAALPTAMESMERFGCPREIVGFVLPTGYSFNLDGATLYLSLCSIFIAQVFGVSLDVKTQVVMMLTLMLTSKGVAGVPRASLVVLAGTIASFNLPMEGIALLLGIDQILDMGRTAVNVTGNCVATAVVARWEGVLDDAKMLQVEPGAVEITE; encoded by the coding sequence ATGAAAAAATGGCTCCGGCCCTCGCTGACCACACAGATCCTCATCGGTCTGGCCGCCGGCATCCTCCTCGGATGGATCTCCCCCCACTGGGGAGTGGCCATCAAGCCGATGGCCGACATCTTCCTGCGCATGATCAAGATGATCATCGCTCCTCTGATCTTTTCCACCCTGGTCATCGGCATCGCCGGAGCGGGCGACTTTAAGCGGGTTGGACGCATTGGTCTGAAGGCCATTATTTATTTTGAGGTGGCCACCACCATCGCCCTGCTCATCGGATTGGTGACCGTCAACGTTTTCAAACCCGGCGAATACGTTGCCAGGCCGGCTCAAGCCGCCGTCCAGACAGCCGCGGCTCCCGTCCCGGAGGGTAAGACTGTGCCCGTCCCGAAATCGCCCTCGGGAAAAGACTTTCTCATTAGCTTGTTTCCGACCAGTGTCGTCGATGCCATGGCCCGAGGGGATATCCTGCAGCTCGTCATCTTCTCAATCTTTTTCGGGCTGGCGCTGGCGGCGGTGGGTGAAAAAGGAAAGCCGCTGGTTTCAGTTCTGACCGCCGTCGCAGACACGATGTTCAGGTTCACTGATTTCGTGATGCGCTTTTCCCCGCTGGGCGTGATGGCTGCCATTTCCGCGACGGTGGGGGCCAAGGGTTTATCGGTCTTGAAGGGCTATGCCAGCCTGGTGATCTGCTTCTATGGGGCCCTGGTTTTCTTCGTTTTCGTCGTGCTCTTTTTGATTTGTCTCATTATCCGGGTTCCCTTTTTTAGACTCTTCAGGGCCATTCGCGAGCCGTTCACCATCGCCTTTACGACTGCTTCCAGCGAGGCGGCGCTACCGACCGCGATGGAGTCGATGGAACGGTTCGGGTGCCCCCGCGAGATCGTCGGATTTGTGCTGCCCACCGGATACAGCTTCAACCTCGACGGCGCGACACTCTACCTCTCGCTCTGCTCGATCTTTATCGCGCAAGTGTTCGGAGTTTCGCTTGATGTGAAGACGCAGGTGGTCATGATGCTCACCCTGATGCTCACCTCGAAGGGGGTGGCGGGTGTGCCGCGGGCATCCCTGGTCGTGCTGGCGGGAACCATTGCAAGTTTCAACCTACCCATGGAAGGGATCGCCCTGCTGCTGGGGATCGATCAGATCCTCGACATGGGACGTACGGCCGTGAATGTCACCGGGAACTGCGTCGCCACGGCAGTGGTCGCTCGATGGGAGGGTGTCCTGGACGACGCCAAGATGCTTCAGGTTGAGCCGGGCGCTGTGGAAATCACCGAGTGA
- a CDS encoding benzoate-CoA ligase family protein, giving the protein MLENATDWLLPESLTESKDGARPAIRWNGQSITYRDLVLQTNQIARFLQSRGLGHRQCLAVILRDSPTFIATFLAAMKIGAVPALISTFAEGRELEHILNLCAARLAIVGEGSFQSLHAVHHRLRNLEYAFVVGSEAYANLPASDDWISPFSYEEESTATVLVSPTTSGDPAFFLFTSGSTGEPKAVIHCHSHIRHTVENYGRSVLKLTPNDRTFSSSRLYFAYGLGNSLSFPLGARATTILCTERPTPEAISKIMRDEAPTVFFGVPAVYRALLEHHRHVDKLRMDSLRYCVSAGEALPAVVFQEWKQTFGVEILDGIGTTEALHMFLSNRPGEACAGSSGTAVEGYEIRILDESGREVEGRATGNLWVKGNTFGPYYTPTHGFSSTPVTDWVRTGDIYRCDENGHYYFCGRSSDHFKVQGLWVSPVEIEERLLEHEAVLETGVVGIVDQGGLITARAHVVLKKDKQASEAELKEFLSRRLHSYQVPRNIIFMDNLPRTATGKLQRYKLRELEIERG; this is encoded by the coding sequence ATGCTAGAAAACGCCACAGACTGGCTGTTACCCGAGTCGCTCACGGAATCGAAGGATGGAGCTCGCCCCGCGATTCGATGGAACGGGCAATCGATCACTTATCGCGACCTCGTTCTTCAGACAAACCAGATCGCCCGTTTCCTCCAGTCCCGCGGATTGGGTCACCGGCAATGTCTCGCGGTGATCCTTCGAGACTCCCCGACTTTCATCGCCACCTTCCTGGCCGCCATGAAGATTGGCGCCGTGCCTGCATTGATCTCCACCTTTGCGGAGGGCAGGGAACTCGAACACATCCTGAATTTATGTGCGGCGCGGTTGGCGATCGTGGGGGAAGGATCGTTTCAAAGCCTTCATGCAGTCCATCACCGCTTGCGAAACCTTGAGTACGCGTTTGTGGTGGGGTCTGAAGCCTACGCGAATCTCCCAGCAAGCGATGATTGGATTTCGCCCTTCTCCTATGAAGAGGAGTCCACGGCCACGGTACTGGTCAGCCCCACCACGTCCGGAGACCCCGCCTTTTTCTTGTTTACGTCCGGATCGACAGGCGAGCCCAAGGCGGTCATCCACTGCCACTCTCATATTCGTCACACGGTCGAGAACTACGGCCGGTCCGTTTTGAAGCTCACTCCCAATGACCGGACGTTTTCATCCTCACGCTTATATTTTGCCTATGGTCTGGGGAACTCGCTGTCTTTCCCTCTGGGGGCGCGGGCGACTACTATTTTGTGCACCGAGAGACCGACACCCGAAGCCATTTCTAAAATTATGCGAGACGAGGCTCCCACTGTTTTTTTTGGTGTGCCGGCGGTGTATCGGGCGTTGCTGGAGCATCACCGCCACGTCGACAAACTTAGAATGGACTCCTTGCGATATTGCGTATCGGCGGGGGAGGCCTTGCCGGCAGTCGTGTTCCAAGAATGGAAGCAGACGTTTGGAGTCGAGATCCTCGACGGAATTGGAACTACCGAAGCCCTTCACATGTTTCTTTCAAACCGCCCCGGCGAGGCGTGTGCAGGCTCCAGCGGAACTGCGGTCGAGGGATACGAGATCCGGATCCTCGACGAATCGGGCAGGGAAGTCGAGGGGCGGGCCACGGGGAATTTGTGGGTCAAGGGAAATACCTTCGGTCCCTACTACACACCGACACACGGGTTTTCATCGACGCCGGTCACGGATTGGGTCAGAACGGGCGACATTTATCGATGTGATGAGAACGGCCACTACTATTTCTGCGGCCGCAGCAGCGACCACTTCAAAGTGCAAGGATTGTGGGTTTCACCCGTTGAGATTGAGGAAAGATTGCTCGAGCACGAGGCCGTTCTGGAAACCGGGGTCGTCGGCATTGTGGACCAGGGCGGACTCATTACCGCACGCGCTCATGTCGTCCTCAAGAAAGATAAACAGGCCAGCGAGGCCGAGCTCAAGGAGTTCCTGTCCCGCCGGCTCCATTCCTATCAAGTCCCCCGCAACATTATTTTCATGGACAATCTTCCGAGGACGGCCACCGGCAAGCTTCAGCGCTACAAACTTCGGGAACTTGAGATCGAACGCGGATGA
- a CDS encoding FAD-dependent oxidoreductase, whose amino-acid sequence MTSWPAPSALDARTQAFPILTAPQIHRIRPGGKVRRVEPGEILFQPGDTEVPFFVLLSGGLEIVQPDLTGERPITTHGPGQFTGEITMISGQRCLVRGRVTSAGEFLEISADAFRSFVAKDAELGEIFMRAFILRRLALISHGLGNVILMGSRHCADTLHLREFLSRNAHPYTYVDLDTDSASQELLDRFEVKLTEIPVLICNGQTVLRNPSTQALADCLGFNVSIDQSQLRDLVIVGAGPSGLAAAVYAASEGLDALVIETESPGGQAGSSSKIENYLGFPTGVSGQELAARAIAQAQKFGAKMMVAHSVVRLNCNRRPYEVVLDSGSAIAARAVIIATGAQYKKPALASLKKFEGLGIYYGATYIESQLCENEDVIVVGGGNSAGQAAVFLSQTARKVYMLVRSGELAGTMSRYLIQRIAENPAIELHYRTEIIGLEGDTQLERITWLDGNTGETSSHPICHVFIMTGASPRTDWLRGCVAMDDKGFILTGRDLDGAGGIASPLAWPLRRSPQMLETSLPAVFAVGDVRSGNVKRVASAVGEGAIAVHLVHRALAEP is encoded by the coding sequence ATGACTTCCTGGCCTGCACCCAGCGCGCTCGACGCGCGCACCCAGGCCTTTCCAATCTTGACGGCGCCCCAGATCCATCGGATCCGCCCCGGCGGCAAGGTGCGCAGGGTGGAGCCAGGTGAAATCTTGTTTCAGCCCGGCGATACTGAAGTGCCTTTTTTCGTCCTGCTCTCGGGAGGCCTGGAGATCGTACAGCCGGATCTCACGGGGGAACGCCCCATAACGACGCACGGCCCCGGCCAGTTTACTGGAGAGATCACGATGATCTCCGGGCAACGATGTCTGGTGCGGGGCCGGGTGACCAGTGCGGGCGAGTTTCTCGAGATCAGCGCGGATGCCTTCCGATCGTTTGTCGCTAAAGATGCCGAACTGGGCGAGATTTTCATGAGGGCGTTTATTCTGAGGCGGCTGGCACTTATCAGTCACGGCCTGGGTAATGTCATTTTGATGGGTTCGCGCCACTGCGCCGACACGCTGCACCTGAGGGAGTTTCTGAGCCGGAACGCGCATCCTTACACCTATGTGGATCTCGACACCGACTCTGCCTCGCAGGAGCTTTTGGACCGTTTTGAAGTCAAATTGACGGAGATTCCGGTCCTCATCTGCAATGGCCAAACCGTCTTGCGCAATCCCTCGACTCAGGCGCTGGCCGATTGCCTCGGTTTTAACGTCAGCATTGATCAGTCTCAGTTGCGTGATCTGGTCATTGTGGGCGCGGGACCTTCCGGCCTGGCAGCTGCGGTGTACGCCGCATCGGAAGGTCTGGATGCCCTGGTGATTGAAACGGAGTCTCCGGGCGGTCAGGCGGGATCAAGCTCCAAGATCGAGAACTACCTGGGGTTCCCGACCGGCGTGTCCGGACAGGAACTGGCAGCGCGCGCCATCGCACAAGCGCAGAAGTTCGGCGCGAAGATGATGGTGGCACACAGCGTGGTGCGCCTCAACTGCAACCGCCGGCCCTACGAAGTGGTATTGGATAGTGGCAGCGCAATCGCTGCGCGCGCCGTCATCATTGCGACCGGGGCTCAGTATAAGAAACCGGCTCTTGCCAGCCTGAAGAAGTTCGAAGGTCTAGGCATTTACTACGGGGCGACGTACATCGAGTCGCAACTGTGCGAAAACGAAGATGTGATCGTGGTGGGTGGAGGGAACTCAGCCGGACAGGCCGCGGTGTTCCTGTCACAGACCGCACGCAAGGTCTACATGCTGGTGCGATCCGGAGAACTGGCGGGGACAATGTCGCGCTACTTGATTCAGCGGATCGCGGAAAACCCTGCCATTGAGCTGCATTATAGAACGGAAATCATTGGTTTGGAGGGCGACACCCAACTGGAGCGCATCACATGGCTTGACGGGAATACCGGTGAAACTTCAAGTCATCCCATTTGCCACGTGTTCATCATGACGGGGGCCTCGCCCCGAACCGACTGGCTGCGAGGTTGCGTGGCCATGGACGACAAAGGCTTCATCCTGACCGGGCGAGATCTCGATGGGGCGGGCGGCATCGCTTCACCTCTTGCTTGGCCGCTCCGGCGTTCTCCGCAGATGCTCGAGACCAGTCTTCCCGCGGTATTTGCGGTCGGCGATGTTCGCTCGGGGAATGTGAAGCGTGTGGCCTCAGCGGTGGGCGAAGGGGCCATTGCCGTCCATCTCGTCCATCGTGCCCTGGCAGAACCCTGA
- a CDS encoding UBP-type zinc finger domain-containing protein gives MAECPHLNAIKYTSTKKHVCEDCVKIGDTWVHLRLCLECGHVACCDSSKNKHATKHFHHSKHPLVRSIEPGENWVWCYVDQMAAGEIRPRGFVATQG, from the coding sequence ATGGCTGAATGTCCTCATCTCAATGCGATCAAGTATACCAGTACTAAGAAGCACGTTTGTGAGGACTGCGTCAAAATCGGAGATACCTGGGTACATCTGCGCCTCTGCCTGGAGTGCGGGCACGTGGCCTGTTGCGACTCCTCGAAGAACAAGCACGCCACCAAACATTTTCATCACAGCAAGCACCCCCTGGTGCGCTCCATCGAGCCCGGCGAAAACTGGGTATGGTGTTACGTGGACCAGATGGCGGCAGGGGAGATACGGCCTCGAGGATTCGTGGCCACACAAGGGTGA
- a CDS encoding saccharopine dehydrogenase NADP-binding domain-containing protein, protein MTRSVTFGIVGGYGATGRVVVSELWKSSEGGILMGGRDPDKGKGLAAGFDGRVSAVQIDTLDPYSLDDFCGRCSIIVNCAGPVRVLEDRVAQAAFRRHCHYIDAAGMSMVKERMLPHSREIEDLELSFVVSAGWMPGLSELVPAYADAQARVRMDAIDSLTVYFGDSGEWSTNALRDGAWYIRQSGLRRAGYFHKGGWTHAKISEAFRRVDLGDPVGAGRFGMFSTPELAEVGRRLDDIDVFTFTYLSGFRTVIATTLMALVPLPEGWCVPLLRNVFHRNRLPVDGFVAARILGRSQGRRVILTTQIVYKERRDYWIHGVAMATAARMVSEGKAVRAGVHFLADAVDPVAFVAELRKAGVELTERFDSVGDL, encoded by the coding sequence ATGACTCGATCCGTGACGTTCGGAATTGTCGGTGGCTACGGGGCCACCGGAAGAGTCGTTGTGTCCGAACTTTGGAAGTCCTCCGAGGGCGGGATTCTAATGGGTGGACGGGACCCGGACAAGGGGAAAGGTCTGGCCGCCGGATTCGACGGCAGGGTGTCCGCGGTGCAGATCGACACCCTCGATCCTTACTCTTTGGATGACTTTTGCGGCCGATGTTCAATTATCGTCAACTGCGCCGGGCCTGTCAGGGTGCTCGAGGATCGGGTCGCTCAGGCGGCCTTTCGTAGGCATTGTCACTACATCGATGCCGCCGGCATGTCGATGGTGAAGGAACGCATGCTTCCTCACAGCCGTGAGATTGAAGATTTAGAATTGTCGTTCGTCGTCTCGGCGGGGTGGATGCCGGGCCTGAGCGAGCTTGTGCCTGCCTACGCGGACGCCCAGGCGAGAGTCCGGATGGATGCGATCGATTCGTTGACGGTTTATTTCGGCGACTCGGGCGAATGGTCCACCAATGCTTTGCGAGACGGGGCCTGGTATATCCGCCAGTCCGGGCTCCGCAGGGCTGGCTACTTCCACAAAGGCGGGTGGACACACGCCAAAATATCGGAAGCCTTCCGCCGCGTCGATTTGGGTGACCCTGTCGGCGCCGGCCGTTTCGGCATGTTCTCTACTCCCGAACTGGCAGAAGTGGGCCGTCGGCTTGATGATATTGACGTCTTCACATTCACGTACCTGTCGGGGTTTCGGACGGTCATTGCCACAACTCTGATGGCCCTGGTGCCTCTCCCTGAAGGTTGGTGTGTTCCCTTGCTCCGGAATGTATTTCATAGAAACCGTCTGCCCGTGGACGGCTTTGTCGCGGCTCGGATACTTGGGCGTTCTCAAGGACGCAGGGTAATCCTAACGACTCAAATCGTCTACAAGGAACGCCGCGACTACTGGATTCATGGAGTGGCGATGGCCACGGCCGCCCGCATGGTTTCGGAGGGTAAAGCCGTCCGCGCCGGCGTCCACTTCCTGGCTGATGCGGTGGATCCAGTTGCCTTCGTCGCAGAGCTGCGAAAAGCCGGAGTCGAGCTGACCGAGCGATTCGATTCGGTCGGAGATCTCTAA